A region of Malaciobacter marinus DNA encodes the following proteins:
- the metE gene encoding 5-methyltetrahydropteroyltriglutamate--homocysteine S-methyltransferase: MSKNYVIGFPRIGEKRELKKVLESFWSGEVDFGEVKYVANELKKRHWAYQKSAKVEYISSNDFSYYDNMLDTTILLGAIPQRFENLEDEELYFAMARGNKEAVAMEMTKWFNTNYHYIVPEISKNTKFKLNSKKVISEFKEAKDFALKTKINLVGPITYLGLSKSVDNSDTFLHINSVVEQYCKLLEELSLLDDEIIVQFDEPLFVKDLDSKVLSLIKPVYDKLAKVSSNIKVVVATYFEHSNEATKILVNSPIWALALDFVYGSKNFEVLEEIEASNKVLIAGVVDGRNVWKSDISKKVELLDEIAKKVSKSKILVSTSCSLLHVPFTLEYETALDSDIKSWLSFAKEKLLELKLISKLFFNEELSLEDKSQLKRNQEDNESRKDSTKIHNKKVQEELSKLKINERKEAFEDRIKAQREFFKYEDLATTTIGSFPQTQEIRKNRREYKNSLISKEQYELQIKEYIDDCIAFQESIGLDVLVHGEPERNDMVEYFGELLDGFAFTKNAWVQSYGSRCVKPPLIFGDVTRENPMTVEWIKYAQSKTKKIVKGMLTGPVTILNWSFVRDDKPRNEVARQIALAIAKEVDDLQNAGIKMIQVDEAAFKEGYPLRDENISKYEKWAVENFRLSVSKAKIDTQIHTHMCYSEFNDIIKTIEAMDADVISIETARSGNELLKIFKKVGYKQEVGPGVYDIHSPRVPSVEEMVVQIKALLEVLPKEQLWINPDCGLKTRKWPEVKQSLENMVKAVKQVRNEK, encoded by the coding sequence ATGTCTAAAAATTATGTTATCGGATTTCCAAGAATTGGAGAAAAAAGAGAGCTTAAAAAAGTTTTAGAGAGTTTTTGGTCAGGTGAAGTTGACTTTGGTGAAGTTAAATATGTAGCAAATGAGTTAAAAAAGAGGCATTGGGCATATCAAAAAAGTGCAAAGGTTGAGTATATCTCATCAAATGATTTTTCATATTATGATAATATGCTTGATACTACAATCTTACTTGGAGCAATTCCACAAAGATTTGAAAACTTAGAAGATGAAGAGTTATATTTTGCAATGGCAAGGGGTAATAAAGAAGCTGTTGCAATGGAAATGACAAAGTGGTTTAATACAAATTATCACTATATCGTTCCAGAGATTTCAAAAAATACAAAGTTTAAATTAAATAGTAAAAAAGTAATTAGTGAGTTTAAAGAAGCAAAAGATTTTGCACTAAAAACAAAGATAAATTTAGTAGGGCCTATTACATATTTAGGTCTTTCAAAATCAGTTGATAATAGTGATACTTTTTTACATATAAATAGTGTAGTTGAGCAGTATTGCAAACTTTTAGAAGAGCTTAGTTTACTTGATGATGAGATAATTGTTCAGTTTGATGAGCCTTTATTTGTAAAGGATTTAGATTCAAAGGTATTATCTTTAATAAAACCTGTGTATGACAAGCTTGCAAAGGTTTCATCAAATATAAAAGTAGTAGTTGCAACATATTTTGAACACTCAAATGAAGCAACAAAAATTTTAGTAAATAGTCCAATTTGGGCACTTGCACTTGATTTTGTATATGGAAGTAAAAACTTTGAAGTATTAGAAGAAATTGAAGCTTCAAATAAAGTTTTAATTGCTGGTGTTGTTGATGGAAGAAATGTATGGAAAAGTGATATTTCAAAAAAAGTTGAACTTTTAGATGAAATAGCTAAAAAGGTTTCAAAAAGCAAGATTTTAGTATCTACTTCTTGTTCACTTTTACATGTGCCTTTTACTTTAGAGTATGAAACAGCACTTGATAGTGATATAAAATCTTGGCTTAGTTTTGCAAAAGAGAAACTTCTTGAATTAAAACTTATCTCTAAACTATTTTTTAATGAAGAGTTGAGTTTAGAAGATAAATCACAATTAAAAAGAAACCAAGAAGATAATGAAAGTAGAAAAGACTCTACAAAAATTCATAATAAAAAAGTTCAAGAAGAGTTATCAAAACTAAAAATAAATGAGAGAAAAGAAGCCTTTGAAGATAGAATAAAAGCACAAAGAGAGTTTTTTAAATATGAAGATTTGGCAACTACAACAATTGGTTCTTTTCCTCAAACACAAGAAATTAGGAAAAATAGAAGAGAGTATAAAAACAGTCTTATTTCAAAAGAACAGTATGAGCTTCAAATAAAAGAGTATATTGATGATTGTATAGCTTTTCAAGAAAGTATAGGACTTGATGTATTAGTTCATGGTGAACCAGAAAGAAATGATATGGTTGAGTATTTTGGAGAGTTACTTGATGGATTTGCTTTTACTAAAAATGCATGGGTTCAATCTTATGGAAGTAGATGCGTTAAACCACCATTGATTTTTGGTGATGTTACAAGAGAAAATCCAATGACAGTAGAGTGGATTAAATACGCACAAAGCAAAACTAAAAAGATAGTAAAAGGTATGTTAACAGGTCCTGTAACAATTTTAAATTGGTCTTTTGTAAGAGATGATAAACCAAGAAATGAAGTTGCACGTCAAATAGCTTTAGCAATTGCAAAAGAGGTTGATGATTTACAAAATGCTGGTATAAAGATGATTCAAGTTGATGAGGCTGCATTTAAAGAGGGATATCCTTTAAGAGATGAAAATATTAGCAAGTATGAAAAATGGGCAGTTGAAAACTTTAGATTAAGTGTTAGTAAGGCTAAAATAGATACTCAAATTCATACTCACATGTGTTATAGTGAGTTTAATGATATCATTAAAACAATAGAAGCAATGGATGCAGATGTAATCTCTATTGAAACAGCAAGAAGTGGAAATGAATTACTGAAAATATTTAAGAAAGTAGGATACAAACAAGAAGTTGGTCCTGGTGTTTATGATATTCATAGTCCAAGAGTTCCAAGTGTAGAAGAGATGGTTGTACAAATTAAAGCTTTACTTGAAGTTTTACCAAAAGAGCAATTATGGATAAATCCAGATTGTGGCTTAAAAACTAGAAAATGGCCAGAGGTAAAACAAAGTTTAGAGAATATGGTAAAGGCTGTAAAACAAGTAAGAAACGAAAAATAA
- the lpdA gene encoding dihydrolipoyl dehydrogenase has translation MSKEVKGQVLVIGAGPAGYSAAFRSADLGFDVVLVEKHNTLGGVCLNVGCIPSKALLHVAKVIEEAEEISHHGVNFSKPNIELDKVGSYKDGVVKKLTDGLSAMAKMRKVTVVNGNATFIDKNSVSVKNGDEETIVKFDNAIIAAGSRPIELPFIPHEDPRIWDSTDALRLKEVPKKLLIMGGGIIGLEMGTVYQKLGSSIDVVEMQDQLVPVADKDVIKAYTKANKDRFNIMLNTKVAKVEAKDDGIHVSMEGEGVSAEPIVYDAVLVAIGRAANGKMLGLENAGVNVNDWGIIEVDKQLRTNVDNIFAVGDIVGQPMLAHKGVHEGHVAAEVIAGKKHFFEPKMIPSIAYTFPEIAWAGLTEKEAKEAGIDYEVSTFPWSASGRALASDVSENAFTKLIFDKKDNTLVGGAIVGDNAGELLGEIGLALEMDCDAEDIALTIHAHPTLHESVGLTAEIYEGSITDLPNAKAKKSK, from the coding sequence ATGAGTAAAGAAGTTAAAGGACAAGTATTAGTAATAGGAGCAGGGCCAGCTGGATACTCTGCTGCTTTTAGAAGTGCTGATTTAGGTTTTGATGTAGTTTTAGTAGAAAAGCACAATACTTTAGGTGGAGTTTGTTTAAATGTTGGATGTATTCCATCAAAAGCACTTTTACATGTAGCTAAAGTTATTGAAGAAGCAGAAGAGATTTCACACCATGGTGTAAATTTTTCAAAACCAAATATTGAGTTAGATAAAGTTGGATCATACAAAGATGGCGTAGTAAAAAAACTAACAGATGGTTTATCTGCTATGGCTAAAATGAGAAAAGTTACGGTTGTTAATGGAAATGCAACTTTTATTGATAAAAATAGTGTATCAGTTAAAAATGGTGATGAAGAAACAATCGTAAAATTTGATAATGCAATTATTGCAGCTGGTTCAAGACCTATTGAACTACCATTTATTCCCCATGAAGATCCAAGAATTTGGGATTCAACTGATGCTTTAAGATTAAAAGAAGTTCCAAAAAAACTACTTATTATGGGTGGTGGAATTATTGGACTTGAAATGGGTACAGTTTATCAAAAATTAGGTTCTTCTATTGATGTTGTTGAGATGCAAGATCAGTTAGTTCCAGTTGCTGATAAAGATGTAATCAAAGCATATACAAAAGCAAACAAAGATAGATTTAATATTATGTTAAATACAAAAGTTGCTAAAGTAGAAGCAAAAGATGATGGAATTCATGTTTCTATGGAAGGTGAGGGTGTTAGTGCTGAACCTATTGTATATGATGCTGTTTTAGTTGCTATTGGAAGAGCTGCAAATGGAAAAATGTTAGGACTTGAAAATGCAGGTGTTAATGTAAATGATTGGGGTATTATTGAAGTTGATAAACAACTAAGAACAAATGTAGATAATATCTTTGCAGTTGGTGATATTGTTGGTCAACCAATGCTTGCACATAAAGGTGTTCATGAGGGTCATGTTGCAGCTGAGGTAATTGCTGGTAAAAAACATTTCTTTGAACCAAAAATGATTCCTTCAATTGCTTATACTTTCCCAGAAATTGCATGGGCAGGATTGACTGAAAAAGAGGCAAAAGAGGCTGGAATTGATTATGAAGTTTCAACTTTCCCTTGGTCTGCTTCTGGTAGAGCATTAGCAAGTGATGTAAGTGAAAATGCTTTTACAAAGCTTATCTTTGATAAAAAAGACAACACTTTAGTTGGTGGAGCAATTGTTGGAGATAATGCTGGTGAGTTATTAGGTGAAATTGGACTTGCACTTGAGATGGATTGCGATGCAGAAGATATCGCTCTTACAATACATGCTCATCCAACACTGCATGAATCTGTTGGTTTAACAGCAGAGATTTATGAGGGAAGTATAACTGATCTTCCAAATGCAAAAGCAAAAAAGAGTAAATAA
- a CDS encoding cation diffusion facilitator family transporter: MTLQKKATLVSSSVAALLTLIKLIIGIASGSVAVLASAVDSVLDMFVSIFNYFAISNAEKPADKTFNYGRGKIEALASVIEGTIITLSGIFLLYQAIKKAYTNEVSQYLNISLTVMIISLIITISLVLYLNFVAKKTNNMVIKADALHYKTDVYTNVAVLVSLVLVNLTGYEIVDAIVGGCIALFIIYSAFELIKDGVLILLDRAVDDEIVKGIENIIRTTQKVNTYHLLKTREAGSQTFVEVHLVFDCLITLMDAHRTSDKIEEQIKKLDEKRDWVINIHMDPYDDSQVNKEK; this comes from the coding sequence ATGACACTTCAAAAAAAAGCTACGCTTGTATCTTCAAGCGTAGCTGCTCTTTTAACACTAATCAAATTAATTATTGGTATTGCAAGTGGTTCAGTTGCTGTTTTAGCTTCTGCTGTTGATTCTGTTTTAGATATGTTTGTATCAATATTTAATTATTTTGCTATTTCGAATGCTGAAAAACCTGCTGATAAAACATTTAATTATGGAAGAGGAAAAATTGAAGCCTTAGCTTCTGTAATTGAGGGTACAATTATCACCTTATCTGGTATATTTTTACTTTATCAAGCAATAAAAAAAGCATATACAAATGAAGTTTCACAATATTTAAATATATCACTAACTGTTATGATTATTTCACTTATAATTACAATATCATTGGTTCTATATTTAAATTTTGTAGCAAAAAAAACAAATAATATGGTAATAAAAGCAGATGCTTTACACTACAAAACTGATGTATATACAAATGTTGCTGTATTAGTATCACTAGTTTTAGTAAATCTTACAGGTTATGAAATAGTTGATGCTATTGTTGGTGGATGTATAGCACTTTTTATTATATACTCAGCTTTTGAACTAATAAAAGATGGAGTTTTAATACTTCTTGATAGAGCAGTTGATGATGAAATAGTAAAAGGTATAGAAAATATAATCAGAACAACTCAAAAAGTAAATACATATCATTTATTAAAAACAAGAGAAGCAGGGAGTCAAACCTTTGTTGAAGTACACTTAGTCTTTGATTGTTTAATTACTCTAATGGATGCACATAGAACCTCTGATAAAATTGAAGAACAAATAAAAAAACTTGATGAAAAAAGAGATTGGGTTATAAATATCCATATGGATCCATATGATGACTCACAAGTAAATAAAGAAAAATAA
- a CDS encoding methyl-accepting chemotaxis protein, which yields MGRRGLKTKVLAIVSICIIVAFTFLAYDSASSEYNSQYNNIKQRELQLASDSSNYIQSFFQAKIDIVNALAQELPSSNISHENKEVIDKLNLAIKAGKFYDIYLGMNNDGRLIQSDRTILSIEKDDYDSRTRPWYKQAIKDKKAGISKPYIDVQTKKLVVTVYTPFIKNGEVLGVIGSDIFIDTIVESVLNIKLKNTGFGYLVHDDGTLLIHKNKDLVNKQSEVFKQIKKEGEKTAFYEATLKNKDLLAAYSSIESTGWNFVIQLDKDEIYDEIISSITKQIILYVILLAIILSILLFTLIKLLSPLQTLEDGLNFFFKYLKGEEKEIKVLDIKSNDEFESMASTLNEEMNQVAKSFEEDKILIEEVKTVVNYINKGKLDVLVNKSTSNKSLNELKDILNEMIKTINANVNSDINPILNVLEEYSKLNFVNMINNPDGKVSKGLNNLCEIINEMLRENKDNGQNLEKSSKTLLYNVDILNKASNDTAVSLEETAAAVEEITSTIINNTNRIGDMSGHSNDLLNSINQGNKLANSTAKSMDDINEQTQSIAEAITVIDQIAFQTNILSLNAAVEAATAGESGKGFAVVAGEVRNLASRSAEAANQIKSIVENATQKANEGKAISSEMIEGYKSLNENINKTTEAIKDISEASKEQKISIEQINDVITRLDQQTQKNASVASETHNIAINTATIASEILSAVNEKKFKE from the coding sequence ATGGGAAGACGTGGACTTAAAACAAAAGTATTAGCAATTGTATCTATATGTATTATTGTTGCTTTTACTTTTTTAGCATATGATAGTGCAAGTAGTGAGTATAATTCACAATATAATAATATTAAACAAAGAGAGTTACAATTAGCTTCTGATAGTTCAAATTATATTCAGAGTTTTTTTCAAGCAAAAATTGATATTGTAAATGCATTAGCGCAAGAATTACCTTCTTCTAATATTTCTCATGAAAATAAAGAAGTTATTGATAAATTAAATTTAGCAATAAAAGCTGGTAAATTTTATGATATATATTTAGGAATGAATAATGATGGTAGATTAATACAATCAGATAGGACAATCTTAAGTATTGAAAAAGATGATTATGATTCACGAACAAGACCTTGGTATAAACAAGCTATAAAAGATAAAAAAGCAGGAATTTCTAAACCTTATATTGATGTACAAACAAAAAAATTAGTTGTTACTGTTTATACACCATTTATCAAAAATGGAGAAGTTCTTGGTGTAATAGGTTCTGATATTTTCATAGATACAATTGTTGAATCAGTATTAAATATAAAATTAAAAAACACAGGGTTTGGTTATTTAGTTCATGATGATGGTACATTATTAATTCATAAAAATAAAGATTTAGTAAATAAACAAAGTGAAGTTTTCAAACAAATAAAAAAAGAGGGTGAAAAAACTGCTTTTTATGAAGCTACATTAAAAAATAAAGATTTATTAGCTGCATATAGTAGTATTGAATCAACTGGTTGGAATTTTGTAATACAATTAGACAAAGATGAAATTTATGATGAGATAATTTCAAGTATTACAAAACAAATTATTTTATATGTAATTTTACTTGCAATTATTTTATCTATCTTGCTATTTACACTAATTAAGTTACTTTCTCCTTTACAAACTTTAGAAGATGGATTGAATTTCTTTTTTAAATACTTAAAAGGTGAAGAAAAAGAGATAAAAGTTTTAGATATAAAAAGTAATGATGAATTTGAAAGTATGGCTTCTACACTAAATGAAGAGATGAATCAAGTTGCAAAAAGTTTTGAAGAAGATAAAATACTTATAGAAGAAGTAAAAACAGTTGTAAATTACATCAATAAAGGTAAGCTTGATGTATTAGTAAATAAATCTACATCAAATAAATCTTTAAATGAGTTAAAAGATATTTTAAATGAAATGATAAAAACTATTAACGCAAATGTAAATAGTGACATCAATCCAATTTTAAATGTTTTAGAAGAGTACTCAAAACTTAACTTTGTAAATATGATAAATAATCCTGATGGTAAAGTATCTAAAGGATTAAATAATTTATGTGAAATCATAAATGAAATGTTAAGAGAAAATAAAGACAATGGTCAAAATTTAGAAAAAAGTTCAAAAACATTGCTTTATAATGTAGATATACTAAATAAAGCTTCAAATGATACAGCAGTTTCACTTGAAGAAACAGCAGCAGCAGTTGAAGAAATTACAAGTACAATTATAAATAATACAAATAGAATAGGGGATATGTCAGGACACTCAAATGATTTACTTAATTCTATTAATCAAGGTAATAAATTAGCAAACTCAACTGCTAAATCAATGGATGATATCAATGAGCAAACTCAATCAATAGCAGAAGCAATTACAGTTATTGATCAAATAGCATTCCAAACAAATATTCTTTCACTTAATGCAGCAGTTGAAGCAGCAACAGCAGGTGAAAGTGGAAAAGGCTTTGCAGTTGTTGCAGGTGAAGTAAGAAACCTTGCAAGTAGAAGTGCAGAAGCAGCTAATCAAATTAAATCAATAGTTGAAAATGCAACGCAAAAAGCCAATGAAGGTAAAGCAATTTCTTCTGAAATGATAGAGGGATATAAATCTTTAAATGAGAATATAAATAAAACTACAGAAGCTATTAAAGATATTTCTGAAGCTTCAAAAGAGCAAAAAATTAGTATTGAGCAGATTAATGATGTAATTACTAGACTTGATCAACAAACACAGAAAAATGCTTCTGTTGCAAGTGAAACACATAATATTGCAATAAATACAGCTACAATTGCTAGTGAAATTTTAAGTGCTGTTAATGAGAAAAAGTTTAAGGAGTAA
- a CDS encoding methyl-accepting chemotaxis protein, producing MFKNITISKKLYTGFAFMLLIIILISTIGIIKVKFIDETLNEVVEINSVKQRYAINFRGSVHDRAIAIRDLVLAQNSQDLLFKKSLDDIKRLEKFYIKSAKPLDKIFQEGLNVDSEEKIILSKIKDIEKSTLPLVDKIIKLKQEGDNQKAKDILLFEAKDNFTNWLKVINEFIDYQENKNQIATPKAREVASSFSYTMITILSIALVLGVLIAYFISSQLIKSVQKVQNGLEDFFSFINKQTPNTNLIDLNSKDELGQMAKIINHNIQKTEKSIKQDELFVKDIARFAKDIGEGNLCSKIEANTSTDSLQELKNILTKMQSELEINIARDIPLLLNVLKSYKEHDFTVRFPNAKEKVSIAINELGDIISKLLKQSLQVGKTLDKSSSLLIENVNELNISSNEAAASLEQTSASLDEITQSVKSNSNNVVNMTQLSLQVDSSAKEGQNLAKDTSISMTQIEEQVSTINTAITVIDQIAFQTNILSLNAAVEAATAGESGKGFAVVAGEVRNLANRSAQAAKEIKDIVEIATSKATTGKDTSDKMIEGYEKLLENIEKTNKTIKDIATASQEQENSISQINDAINLLDKQTQKNASIAAQTKEIATNNDNISKEIVLNLKDKKFN from the coding sequence ATGTTTAAAAATATTACTATTTCTAAAAAACTATACACAGGATTTGCTTTTATGCTTCTAATTATTATTTTAATTTCTACAATTGGAATAATAAAAGTTAAATTTATTGATGAAACATTAAATGAAGTAGTTGAAATAAACTCAGTAAAACAAAGATATGCTATAAACTTTAGAGGTAGTGTTCATGATAGAGCTATTGCCATTAGAGATTTAGTTTTAGCACAGAATAGTCAAGATTTATTATTTAAAAAATCACTTGATGATATAAAAAGATTAGAGAAATTTTATATAAAATCTGCAAAACCATTAGATAAAATATTTCAAGAAGGACTAAATGTAGATTCTGAAGAGAAAATAATTCTTTCAAAAATAAAAGATATAGAAAAATCTACTCTTCCTTTAGTTGATAAAATAATAAAATTAAAACAAGAAGGAGATAATCAAAAAGCAAAAGATATACTTCTTTTTGAAGCAAAAGACAATTTTACAAACTGGCTTAAAGTAATAAATGAATTTATTGATTATCAAGAAAATAAAAACCAAATTGCAACACCAAAAGCAAGAGAAGTAGCAAGTAGCTTTTCATATACAATGATTACAATTCTAAGTATTGCTTTAGTTTTAGGTGTTTTAATTGCATATTTTATTTCAAGCCAATTAATAAAATCAGTTCAAAAAGTACAAAATGGCTTAGAAGACTTCTTTAGCTTTATAAATAAACAAACACCTAACACAAACTTAATTGATCTTAATTCAAAAGATGAGTTGGGACAAATGGCAAAAATTATAAATCACAATATTCAAAAAACTGAAAAATCTATAAAACAAGATGAACTTTTTGTAAAAGATATAGCAAGGTTTGCAAAAGATATTGGAGAAGGTAATCTTTGTTCTAAAATTGAAGCAAATACAAGTACAGACTCATTACAAGAGTTAAAAAATATATTAACAAAAATGCAATCAGAATTGGAAATAAATATTGCAAGAGATATTCCTTTGCTTTTAAATGTTCTAAAAAGTTATAAAGAGCATGACTTTACAGTAAGATTTCCAAACGCAAAAGAGAAAGTTTCTATTGCTATAAATGAACTTGGTGATATAATATCAAAACTTTTAAAACAGTCATTACAAGTGGGTAAAACATTAGATAAATCATCAAGCTTACTTATAGAAAATGTAAATGAGTTAAATATTAGTTCAAATGAAGCAGCAGCTTCACTTGAACAAACTTCAGCATCATTAGATGAGATTACTCAAAGTGTAAAAAGCAACTCAAACAATGTAGTAAATATGACACAACTATCTTTACAAGTTGATAGTTCAGCAAAAGAAGGACAAAACTTAGCAAAAGATACATCTATTTCAATGACGCAAATTGAAGAGCAAGTAAGTACAATAAATACAGCAATTACAGTTATCGATCAAATAGCATTCCAAACAAATATACTTTCACTTAATGCAGCAGTTGAAGCAGCAACAGCAGGTGAAAGTGGAAAAGGCTTTGCAGTTGTTGCAGGTGAAGTAAGAAACCTTGCAAATAGAAGTGCCCAAGCAGCAAAAGAGATAAAAGATATTGTTGAGATTGCAACTTCTAAAGCAACAACAGGAAAAGACACAAGTGATAAAATGATTGAAGGATACGAAAAATTATTAGAAAATATTGAGAAGACAAATAAAACAATAAAAGATATAGCAACTGCTTCACAAGAGCAAGAAAATAGTATCTCACAAATCAATGATGCAATTAATCTTTTAGATAAACAAACTCAAAAAAATGCATCAATTGCAGCACAAACAAAAGAGATAGCAACAAATAATGATAATATTTCAAAAGAAATAGTATTAAATCTTAAAGATAAAAAATTCAACTAA
- the aceF gene encoding dihydrolipoyllysine-residue acetyltransferase, giving the protein MSIEEIKLPDVGGEEVEVIEVCVKSGDSIEEEEAIIVVETEKASMDIPANFGGTIESISVKAGDKLSEGDLVCTMKKEDSTQDEQPKEDTKEEPKEEVKQEETQKEEEPKEEKQEESQSVETSSVVEDIVVPDLGEDGEVDVIEISVSAGDEVEEEDGLITLETEKATMDVPSPAKGKIVELTVKAGDKVSTGTVIGKIEKTVEKTVASKPATKKETKEPTAKVEAEEVKEESKEQNSSSQTQAEPVKTTGKVYASPSVRRIAREFGVDLSKVSGTGRKNRILKEDVRLFIKSELSKPSSQSSGNADSGLGFDLPKLKPVDFSKFGEIETVEMTRIQKISGPSLHRNWLGIPHITQFDEADISELEEFRKAQNELLAKKENGVKISPLVFALKAVAKALELHPNFNSSLSPDGQSIILKKYINIAVAVDTPNGLVVPVLKDVDKKGIEELSLELKEISIKARDGKLKAQDMQGACFTISSLGGIGGTAFTPIINAPEVAILGLSKSEMKPKWDGEKFEPRLMLPLSLSYDHRVIDGADGARFTTTLSKLLSDIRLLLL; this is encoded by the coding sequence ATGAGTATAGAAGAAATTAAACTACCAGATGTTGGTGGAGAAGAAGTAGAAGTAATTGAAGTTTGTGTTAAATCTGGAGATTCAATTGAAGAAGAAGAGGCTATTATTGTTGTAGAAACAGAAAAAGCTTCTATGGATATTCCTGCAAATTTTGGCGGAACTATTGAATCAATTAGTGTAAAAGCTGGAGATAAACTTTCTGAGGGTGATTTAGTGTGTACTATGAAAAAAGAAGATAGTACACAAGATGAACAGCCAAAAGAAGATACTAAAGAAGAACCAAAAGAAGAAGTAAAACAAGAAGAAACACAAAAAGAAGAAGAGCCAAAAGAAGAAAAACAAGAAGAGTCTCAAAGTGTTGAAACTTCAAGTGTTGTAGAAGATATAGTTGTTCCTGATTTAGGTGAAGATGGTGAAGTTGATGTAATTGAAATATCTGTTAGTGCAGGTGATGAAGTTGAAGAAGAAGATGGACTTATTACTTTAGAAACAGAAAAAGCAACTATGGATGTTCCATCACCAGCTAAAGGAAAAATAGTTGAATTAACTGTTAAAGCAGGAGATAAAGTATCTACTGGAACAGTTATTGGTAAAATTGAAAAAACAGTTGAAAAAACAGTTGCTTCAAAACCTGCTACTAAAAAAGAGACAAAAGAGCCTACAGCAAAAGTAGAAGCTGAAGAAGTAAAAGAAGAATCAAAAGAGCAAAACAGTTCATCTCAAACTCAAGCAGAACCTGTAAAAACAACTGGAAAAGTTTATGCTTCTCCATCTGTTAGAAGAATTGCAAGAGAGTTTGGTGTTGATTTATCAAAAGTTAGTGGAACAGGAAGAAAAAATAGAATTTTAAAAGAAGATGTAAGACTATTTATCAAATCAGAATTAAGTAAACCATCATCTCAATCTTCTGGAAATGCTGATTCGGGTCTTGGCTTTGATTTACCAAAATTAAAACCAGTTGACTTTTCAAAATTTGGTGAAATTGAAACTGTTGAAATGACTAGAATACAAAAAATATCTGGACCTAGTTTACATAGAAACTGGCTTGGAATTCCTCATATTACACAGTTTGATGAAGCTGATATTTCTGAACTTGAAGAGTTTAGAAAAGCACAAAATGAACTTTTAGCTAAAAAAGAGAATGGTGTTAAGATTTCTCCTCTTGTATTTGCTTTAAAAGCTGTTGCAAAAGCACTAGAATTGCATCCTAATTTTAATTCATCATTAAGTCCTGATGGTCAAAGTATTATTCTTAAAAAGTATATCAATATAGCAGTTGCAGTTGATACACCAAATGGACTTGTAGTTCCTGTACTTAAAGATGTTGATAAAAAAGGAATTGAAGAGTTATCTTTAGAGTTAAAAGAGATTTCTATTAAAGCAAGAGATGGAAAATTAAAAGCACAAGATATGCAAGGTGCTTGTTTTACAATCTCTAGTCTTGGTGGAATTGGAGGAACTGCATTTACTCCAATTATTAATGCACCAGAAGTTGCTATTTTAGGTTTATCAAAATCTGAAATGAAACCAAAATGGGATGGTGAGAAATTTGAGCCAAGATTAATGCTTCCATTATCATTATCATATGACCATAGAGTTATTGATGGTGCAGATGGCGCTAGATTTACAACAACACTATCAAAATTACTAAGTGATATTAGATTATTACTTTTATAA